CAATATTGGATCAATTTCCGTGCGCCTGGGCGGACGAATACATCAAAAGCCACATCTCCCAGGTCAATCCGAAAATCTCCTGGGTCATTATAAATCGAGTACAGACGGACCATTCGGGTGAAGACCAGGGTTTCGTCCAGATCGAAAATGACCAGCAGGTTGTTGGGCGAGAGGGAAACCATACAGTTAGGGTTCAGGGTTCAGGGTTCAGGGTTCAGGGTTTTTGGAAAGGGTGAGGGCTGAAGAAATCACCCGATCACTGTGTCACTCGATTCAGGTTTTCGCCGCAGAAGCAGTGGGTAAATTAAGACAGGTCGTGTACAGCCTGCGACTATGGAAAAACAACAGTGGCGTAGACATCAGCGACGGCCAGCGTGCAACCAACCGCTTCAAATTCCACCGTAGCCGTCAGGTCTGCCGTGTCAAAACGCCGCCATTCACCAGTTTCCTGCTTCACAAAGTGTGTCAGGTGCGGTTCATGTTGGGCAATCAGAAGGTATTCGCGAAAGGTGTCAATGGCTTTGTAGGCTTCAAATTTCGCTCCTCGGTCAACCTTTTCTGTTTGCGGAGACAGCACTTCAACCATCAACACCGGATTTACCAGCACATCAATCCCATTGATATTTTCGAAAACGGCTGTTCCACAGGCAATGCTGGTATCAGGGTAACGGTATGGAGGTAAGGTTGGTGTCTTGACCGGAACATCGCTGGTAAACGCCTGGCAGGGGCCTCCACCGGTTTGCAACCGCACTGCAAAATAGACATTTCCGCAGATGCGTCCGTGGGCCTCGCTTCCGCCGCTCATACAGACGATGTCACCGTCCCAGTATTCATACCGGGCATTTCCGACTTGTTCCACCGCGAAATACTCTTCCACTGTGTAGTACCGCCCACGATTGGCTGACATAAGCCACTCCTCTTTGATCAATTCTAGTAATGGGAACATTTGCGGATAACTGGTGTCTGATACCATTTTAGAATGAAAAGCCCGTATTAGAAAATAGTCAAATAATTCCATCAAATAAGCTTAGTAAACCACTGACTACTGACTACTGACTGGTATCACCTGAAAACCCAGACCTGGAGATACTTCTATGCTGAAATCAATTCTTTTGCGGATGCTGGCGTTTGCACTGGCTTTTGTGGTGGGGACGGGACACAACGTCCTGCCTGGCAATATGTGGGTTTCAAAACCGACTCAATCCCATCAAATGGTCAAAGCACCAATAAAGCTCACATTTGAAGAAGTCGGTACTGATAAAGCCCGGCCATACCTCAAGTACACATTATCCAACAATAGTCCAGGTACTATTTGGTGCCGCGGATCTTACTATTCCCCTCATTATTGTATGCAAAAGAAGGAAAACAATCAGTGGATTGATATTGCCTGCGTGTTCCCTCATCTAAATCAATCATTTGAATTAAAGCCAAATTCAACAGCCCGTTTGGCAGTATTTGCAGCGTGGGATCAGTGCCCTCAACGAATTGGAATAGAAATCTTTTGGAGTATTCCACCTGAGGTCAACAGTGATTTCTTCCATAGGCACATTCCATATGGGCAATGCTGGGTGATTTGGTCAGAACCATTCAAAATTCAGTACCAACCTTAGCTTATCTTCGGTTGATCAACCTCTCCAAAACAATCAAAAGATGGGTCAAATTATGCTCAAGTCAATCTTCCTTCGAATACTGATGTTTGTTCTGGCTTTTGGGGTGGGTATCGGAAGCAGAGCTATTTTTGGAAGATGGTGGGAACCACTATCTATCCAAGACCATCAGAACATTGAACCGCCAATTACGCTCAAAGTTGAAAGCGTAATGGGAGCTTCTTCATATCCGCTCCCACTCATTCGTTATTCACTCTACAATCAAAGCCGCCATTCAATTTGGGTTGTTGGTGATGCCGGCAGACCATTTTTTGGAAGACAAGAATGGATTAACAATCAATGGATTGATAACTGGCTCTGTTGCATCTACCCCAATTCAGGCCAACCAATTGAAATTACACCAAATTCAAGTCTTGCATTTGACATGGAGCCAGATTGGCGCCCTTTACGTCAACGAATTGGAATTCAAATCTTCTGGGAGCGTCCAAAACTTCCTATTGAAGGGCTTAAAGAGCCACCTGATTTCTCTGATTACCCAGGATTTGTCATCTGGACACGGCCATTTAGAATCCAACATCAAGTTATACTTGAACGTCCTGTTAATCGCCCTTCCAGTAAAAACTGACTGGAGACACCTCTATGCTGAAATCAATTCTTTTGCGGATGCTGGCCTTTGCACTGGCTTTTGGGAGTGGGGTGGGGAGTGAGGCAATTTTTGAAGGTCTCCAGGGTTCAGAAACTGCCCAATCTTACCGAATAGTTGACCCACCAATCAGACTCAAAGTTGAAAGCTCAGTTGGTGAAC
This region of Acidobacteriota bacterium genomic DNA includes:
- a CDS encoding Uma2 family endonuclease translates to MSANRGRYYTVEEYFAVEQVGNARYEYWDGDIVCMSGGSEAHGRICGNVYFAVRLQTGGGPCQAFTSDVPVKTPTLPPYRYPDTSIACGTAVFENINGIDVLVNPVLMVEVLSPQTEKVDRGAKFEAYKAIDTFREYLLIAQHEPHLTHFVKQETGEWRRFDTADLTATVEFEAVGCTLAVADVYATVVFP